In one window of Hymenobacter nivis DNA:
- a CDS encoding LysM peptidoglycan-binding domain-containing protein gives MNTRFLLLGLLALAGAPAAAQRPGGARPAVPAEMDALGLHLVLTAEAQRLVQLRADALRRHQPSFQARVDLADAAFPLIDQTLQQAGVPRDFRYLALQESALQADAQSAHGAVGYWQLKRETATGLGLRVDGAVDERKHLAASTRGAARYLSQSNAALRNWLDALLSYYTGLGGVKPYTLPTDAGATEMAITADTSPYVLMFLAQKVAYEPACGLNPHPARLRELPAVPGQGLAQQAQALGVPPAALTAQNRWLLATAVPTDGRAYTLVVPVATDAQAAAVRARQGLGASPDLPARPVADARHPAEVRVNGLRALIALPGETTADLAQRGGQHLPRFLRDNDLRPFDAAVPGRPYYLEGKRDDAEVEYYVAQPNETLADVAQKFGVRRHALSNKNRLAPFEALRPGRVLWLQHTRPRHVAIEYRTPPETRAPSPAVGGAAPRPAVPAAAPPTADPASDDDSADARAGWPAPLPTRPRRPAPLPTAGPSPTPAVVYQPAPPKPIPIPAPIPEVAKEEPTPPPAPAVPVRRPVLPPVAETVPVVVRAPTRPGAILAPAPVRAVAPKPAPAAPVATAAPAVPSHYQVQPHEGVYAIARRYNLRPADLLAWNQLPPNAGLTVGQTLRLTPPPAARAPSTVSIIYQPRATAAPVAGAPSALPATTPAVWHAVLAGETLYSLAKRYALSVNDLQAWNHKPDASVRLGEVLRMNAPPTR, from the coding sequence ATGAACACCCGCTTTTTGCTGCTGGGGCTACTGGCGCTGGCCGGGGCCCCGGCGGCGGCCCAGCGCCCGGGCGGGGCCCGCCCGGCCGTGCCGGCCGAGATGGACGCCCTGGGCCTGCACCTGGTGCTGACGGCAGAAGCCCAGCGCCTGGTGCAGCTCCGGGCCGATGCGCTGCGCCGGCACCAGCCCTCGTTCCAGGCGCGGGTCGATTTGGCCGACGCCGCGTTTCCGCTCATCGACCAAACCTTGCAGCAGGCGGGCGTACCGCGCGATTTCCGCTACCTCGCCTTGCAGGAAAGCGCCTTGCAGGCCGACGCCCAGAGCGCGCACGGGGCGGTGGGCTACTGGCAGCTCAAGCGCGAAACCGCCACCGGCCTGGGCCTGCGCGTGGACGGCGCCGTGGACGAGCGCAAGCACCTGGCCGCCAGCACCCGCGGGGCCGCCCGCTACCTCAGCCAGAGCAACGCCGCGCTGCGCAACTGGCTCGACGCGCTGCTGAGCTACTACACCGGCCTGGGCGGCGTGAAGCCCTATACCCTACCCACCGACGCCGGGGCCACCGAAATGGCCATCACCGCCGACACGTCGCCCTATGTGCTGATGTTTCTGGCCCAAAAGGTGGCCTACGAGCCCGCCTGCGGCCTGAACCCGCACCCGGCCCGGCTGCGCGAGCTGCCCGCCGTGCCGGGCCAGGGCCTGGCCCAGCAGGCGCAGGCCCTGGGCGTGCCGCCCGCCGCCCTGACCGCCCAAAACCGCTGGCTACTCGCCACCGCCGTGCCCACCGACGGCCGCGCCTACACTTTGGTAGTGCCCGTGGCCACCGATGCGCAGGCCGCCGCCGTGCGGGCCCGCCAGGGCCTGGGGGCCAGCCCCGACCTGCCCGCCCGCCCCGTGGCCGACGCCCGCCACCCCGCCGAGGTGCGCGTGAACGGCCTGCGGGCCCTTATTGCCCTGCCCGGCGAAACCACCGCCGACCTGGCCCAGCGTGGCGGCCAGCACCTGCCCCGCTTCCTGCGCGACAACGACTTACGGCCGTTCGACGCTGCCGTACCCGGCCGACCCTACTACCTCGAAGGCAAGCGCGACGATGCGGAGGTGGAGTATTACGTGGCGCAGCCCAACGAAACCTTAGCCGATGTGGCCCAGAAATTTGGGGTGCGCCGGCACGCGCTGTCCAACAAGAACCGCCTGGCTCCTTTTGAGGCCCTGCGCCCCGGCCGGGTGCTGTGGCTCCAGCACACACGGCCCCGCCACGTGGCCATCGAGTACCGCACCCCGCCCGAAACGCGGGCCCCCAGCCCCGCCGTGGGTGGCGCGGCGCCGCGCCCGGCCGTGCCCGCCGCCGCGCCACCCACGGCGGACCCGGCCAGCGACGACGATTCGGCGGATGCGCGGGCGGGCTGGCCGGCGCCGCTGCCCACGCGCCCCCGGCGCCCGGCGCCGCTGCCCACGGCGGGCCCCTCCCCCACGCCCGCCGTGGTGTACCAGCCCGCCCCGCCGAAGCCCATTCCCATACCCGCCCCCATTCCCGAAGTGGCAAAGGAAGAGCCCACGCCGCCGCCCGCCCCAGCCGTGCCCGTGCGCCGGCCCGTGTTGCCACCCGTGGCCGAAACCGTCCCAGTAGTGGTGCGGGCCCCCACACGGCCTGGGGCTATCCTGGCCCCAGCGCCGGTGCGCGCGGTGGCACCCAAGCCAGCGCCCGCGGCCCCCGTAGCCACGGCCGCGCCCGCCGTGCCTAGCCACTATCAGGTGCAACCCCACGAGGGTGTGTATGCCATTGCCCGCCGCTACAACCTGCGCCCTGCGGACCTGCTGGCCTGGAACCAGCTGCCGCCCAACGCCGGCCTCACCGTGGGCCAAACGCTGCGCCTGACGCCGCCGCCCGCCGCCAGGGCCCCCAGCACCGTTAGCATTATTTACCAGCCGCGGGCCACCGCCGCGCCGGTGGCAGGGGCCCCTAGCGCCTTGCCCGCCACCACGCCCGCCGTGTGGCACGCGGTGCTGGCCGGCGAAACCCTCTACAGCCTGGCAAAGCGCTACGCTTTGAGCGTGAACGACTTGCAGGCCTGGAACCACAAGCCCGACGCCAGCGTGCGCCTGGGCGAAGTGCTGCGCATGAACGCCCCGCCCACCCGCTGA
- a CDS encoding fatty acid desaturase family protein yields MKDLAVCTDPGYTPAVLPSRFHRFARRYVQDERDLPFVYLLLQISLTMLPLAVLLFVPAVVGTAWWMAAGLYFFLGTFYFKGPLGLMMHCITHRPLFKKTHGWLNKYTPWVVGPLFGLTPETYFTHHMGMHHPENNMPDDESSTMFYQRDSALSFLRYWADFLVMGLPRLGAYLRRTRKRTLHRQLLRGEVAYVVAVVALAFVNLPATLAVFVVPVLVTRSVMMLGNWSQHAFIDANTPDNCYTNSVTCINTAYNHKCWNDGYHISHHLRPALHWTDHPANFRQNVDKYAANDAIVFDGIHYLHIFAFLMLKRYDLLAKNFVNLGGRYGSDADVVALLRARSRRFARPVLVVA; encoded by the coding sequence ATGAAAGACCTTGCCGTCTGCACCGACCCCGGTTATACCCCGGCGGTGCTTCCTTCCCGCTTTCACCGGTTTGCGCGGCGCTACGTGCAGGATGAGCGCGACCTGCCATTTGTGTACCTGCTGCTACAAATCTCGCTCACCATGCTGCCGCTGGCAGTGCTGCTGTTCGTGCCAGCCGTTGTGGGCACGGCGTGGTGGATGGCGGCGGGGTTATACTTTTTCCTCGGCACGTTCTACTTCAAGGGGCCCCTGGGGCTGATGATGCACTGCATCACGCATCGGCCCCTGTTCAAGAAAACGCATGGTTGGCTCAATAAGTACACGCCCTGGGTGGTGGGGCCCCTGTTTGGCCTGACGCCGGAAACGTACTTCACCCACCACATGGGCATGCACCACCCGGAAAACAACATGCCCGACGACGAAAGCTCGACCATGTTTTACCAGCGCGACTCGGCGCTGAGCTTTTTGCGCTACTGGGCGGATTTCCTGGTGATGGGCCTGCCGCGCCTGGGGGCCTACCTGCGCCGCACCCGTAAGCGCACCCTGCACCGCCAGCTGCTGCGCGGCGAGGTGGCCTATGTGGTGGCCGTGGTGGCGCTGGCCTTCGTGAACCTGCCGGCCACGCTGGCCGTGTTCGTGGTGCCGGTGCTCGTCACGCGCTCGGTGATGATGCTCGGCAACTGGAGCCAGCACGCCTTTATCGACGCCAACACTCCCGATAACTGCTACACCAACAGCGTGACGTGCATTAACACAGCCTACAACCACAAGTGCTGGAACGACGGCTACCACATCAGCCACCACCTGCGCCCGGCCCTGCACTGGACTGACCACCCCGCCAACTTCCGCCAAAACGTGGACAAGTACGCCGCCAACGACGCCATCGTGTTCGATGGCATCCACTACCTGCACATCTTCGCCTTCCTCATGCTGAAGCGCTACGACTTGCTGGCCAAGAACTTCGTGAACCTGGGCGGCCGCTACGGCTCCGACGCCGACGTGGTGGCCCTGTTGCGCGCCCGCAGCCGGCGCTTTGCCCGGCCGGTGCTGGTGGTGGCGTAA
- the dnaE gene encoding DNA polymerase III subunit alpha → MPVFSHLHSHTQYSLLDGQASIGALMKKAQADGMPAVALTDHGNMFGAFNFVAEANKYNVKPIVGCEFYLVEDRHKKAFSREKGERDVRRHQLLLAKDQAGYHNLSKLCSLSFIEGSYSKFPRIDKELLVQYHEGLIATSCCIGAEIPQTILFRSETEAEEKLKWWLDLFGDDYYIEIQRHGLMNFDGTGKSQEDVNQVLLRLAHKHGVKVICTNDSHYVDQTDFAAHDLLLCVNTGEEHSIPVGDIRTNYYTLLTTDGQVRYDLLDNLRQNHGRDERAQKQLRRIDEELQKPKPHTRFGFANDQFYFKKQAEMNALFADVPESVDNTNEIVDKITPPKLARDILLPNFPLPVQFANADEFLRDLTFKGAFEGARPRYSERTPEVEERLNYELRIIQTMGFAGYFLITQDFINHGRSVGVAVGPGRGSAAGSAVAYCVGITNIDPIKYSLLFERFLNPERVSMPDIDIDFDDVNRQKVIDYVVQKYGKTQVAQIITFGTMAAKSSIKDVARAMELPLPQTNDLTKMVPEQVGTTLAKAFAENMELDMIRRDESPDNLKGQILRLAVQLEGSVRNTGIHAAGVIIAPDDITKYIPVSTSKDSDLLVTQFDGKVIESAGMLKMDFLGLKTLTIIVDAIRLIERNHGVKIDIDDIPLDDEKTYAMYQRGDTIGTFQFESEGMRQYLKDLKPTNIEDLIAMNALYRPGPMQFIPNFINRKHGREPVEYPHDLLEPILSYSQGIMVYQEQIMQTAQILAGYSLGGADLLRRAMGKKDMKKMALEREKFTKGALELHSIPAKKANEVFDVMEKFAEYGFNRSHSAAYSVVAYQTGYLKANYPAEYMAAVLTNNMGDIKKVTFFIEEARKQGVDVLGPDVNESLLKFNVNQEGKIRFGMAAVKGAGELAVECMVEEREKAGPYSDIFDFAKRVNLRTVNKKTFESLAQAGAFDDFGKHRRLYLDAPAGDQSLIEKAMKLGQQHAAAKESSQHSLFGASAFGAVAAPLPKMHEMEPWTKTEQLRREKEVVGFYLSGHPLDSYKLELDAYCTCGLEQVEKHKNKEINVAGLITNVAFKTTKMGQSFATFTLEDYETSISPALFRDDYTRFAPLINPRNYANEQVPPMFVRLKQELRRGTQDQWDLRILNMQPLSEVAEKLSKGVRVRLDLRTVTGPLLDRLEEAIQAAPGRKRLEIQFAEPHEHLAVDMFSRKFQIEPKVFIEKMQEMEIDACQLI, encoded by the coding sequence ATGCCCGTTTTCTCGCACCTCCACAGCCACACCCAATACTCACTGCTCGACGGCCAGGCCAGCATTGGAGCCCTCATGAAAAAGGCCCAGGCCGACGGCATGCCCGCCGTGGCCCTCACCGACCACGGCAATATGTTCGGGGCCTTCAACTTCGTGGCCGAGGCCAACAAGTACAACGTGAAGCCCATCGTGGGCTGCGAATTTTACCTGGTGGAGGACCGCCACAAAAAAGCCTTCAGCCGCGAGAAGGGCGAGCGGGACGTGCGCCGCCACCAGCTGCTGCTAGCCAAGGACCAGGCCGGCTACCATAACCTGAGCAAGCTGTGCTCGCTGAGCTTCATCGAGGGCTCGTACTCGAAATTCCCGCGCATCGACAAGGAATTGCTGGTGCAGTACCACGAGGGCCTCATTGCCACCAGCTGCTGCATCGGGGCCGAGATTCCGCAAACCATCCTGTTCCGCTCCGAAACCGAGGCCGAGGAAAAGCTGAAGTGGTGGCTCGACTTGTTCGGCGACGACTACTACATCGAAATCCAGCGGCACGGGCTGATGAACTTCGACGGTACCGGCAAAAGCCAGGAAGACGTGAACCAAGTGCTGCTGCGCCTGGCCCACAAGCACGGCGTTAAAGTCATCTGTACCAACGACTCGCACTACGTGGACCAGACCGACTTCGCGGCCCACGACCTGCTGCTGTGCGTAAACACCGGCGAGGAGCACAGCATCCCGGTCGGCGACATTCGCACGAATTACTACACCCTGCTCACCACCGACGGCCAGGTGCGCTACGACCTGCTCGATAACCTGCGCCAGAACCACGGCCGCGACGAGCGGGCCCAGAAGCAGTTGCGCCGCATCGACGAGGAACTGCAGAAGCCCAAGCCGCACACCCGCTTCGGCTTCGCCAACGACCAGTTCTATTTCAAGAAGCAGGCGGAGATGAACGCGCTGTTCGCCGACGTGCCGGAGAGCGTGGACAACACGAACGAGATTGTGGACAAAATCACGCCGCCCAAGCTGGCGCGCGACATCCTGCTCCCCAACTTCCCACTGCCCGTCCAGTTCGCCAACGCCGACGAGTTCCTGCGCGACCTCACCTTCAAGGGTGCCTTTGAGGGGGCCCGGCCGCGCTACTCCGAGCGCACGCCCGAAGTGGAGGAGCGCCTGAACTACGAGCTGCGCATCATCCAGACGATGGGGTTTGCAGGCTACTTTCTTATCACTCAAGATTTTATTAATCACGGCCGCTCGGTGGGCGTGGCGGTGGGCCCCGGGCGGGGCTCGGCGGCGGGCTCGGCGGTGGCCTACTGCGTGGGCATCACCAACATCGACCCCATCAAGTATTCGCTGCTGTTCGAGCGCTTCCTGAACCCGGAGCGCGTGTCGATGCCCGATATCGACATTGACTTCGACGACGTGAACCGCCAGAAGGTCATCGACTACGTGGTGCAGAAATATGGCAAAACCCAGGTAGCCCAAATCATCACCTTCGGCACGATGGCGGCCAAAAGCTCCATCAAGGACGTGGCCCGGGCCATGGAGCTGCCCCTGCCCCAGACCAACGACCTCACCAAAATGGTGCCCGAGCAGGTGGGCACCACCCTGGCCAAAGCCTTCGCCGAAAATATGGAGCTGGACATGATCCGGCGCGACGAAAGCCCCGACAACCTCAAGGGCCAGATTCTGCGGCTGGCCGTGCAGCTCGAAGGCTCGGTACGCAACACGGGCATCCACGCGGCGGGCGTCATCATCGCCCCCGACGACATCACGAAGTACATCCCGGTTTCGACCTCCAAGGATTCGGACCTGCTCGTGACGCAGTTCGATGGCAAGGTGATTGAGAGCGCCGGGATGCTGAAGATGGACTTTCTGGGCCTCAAAACCCTGACCATCATCGTAGATGCCATCCGCCTGATTGAACGGAACCACGGCGTGAAGATCGACATCGACGACATTCCGCTCGACGACGAGAAGACCTACGCCATGTACCAGCGCGGCGACACGATTGGCACGTTCCAGTTCGAATCCGAGGGCATGCGCCAGTACCTCAAAGACCTGAAGCCCACCAATATCGAGGACCTGATTGCCATGAACGCCCTGTACCGCCCGGGCCCCATGCAGTTCATCCCAAACTTCATCAACCGCAAGCACGGGCGGGAGCCAGTTGAGTACCCGCATGACCTCCTGGAACCCATTCTATCTTATTCTCAGGGTATTATGGTTTATCAAGAACAAATCATGCAGACGGCGCAGATTCTGGCCGGCTACTCGTTGGGTGGAGCCGACTTGCTGCGCCGCGCCATGGGCAAAAAGGACATGAAAAAGATGGCCCTGGAGCGCGAGAAATTCACCAAGGGGGCCCTGGAGCTGCACAGCATTCCGGCGAAGAAGGCCAATGAGGTGTTCGACGTGATGGAGAAGTTTGCCGAGTACGGCTTCAACCGCTCGCACTCGGCCGCCTACTCGGTGGTAGCCTATCAGACTGGTTACCTGAAGGCTAATTACCCTGCCGAGTATATGGCCGCCGTGCTCACCAACAACATGGGCGACATCAAGAAGGTGACCTTCTTCATCGAGGAAGCCCGCAAGCAGGGCGTGGACGTGCTGGGCCCCGACGTGAACGAGAGCCTGCTGAAATTCAACGTGAACCAGGAGGGCAAAATCCGCTTCGGCATGGCCGCCGTGAAGGGCGCCGGTGAGCTGGCCGTGGAGTGCATGGTGGAAGAGCGCGAAAAGGCGGGGCCCTACTCCGACATTTTCGACTTCGCCAAGCGCGTGAACCTGCGCACCGTGAACAAGAAAACCTTCGAGAGCCTGGCCCAGGCCGGCGCTTTTGACGACTTCGGCAAGCACCGCCGCCTGTATCTCGATGCACCGGCCGGCGACCAGTCGCTCATCGAGAAGGCCATGAAGCTGGGCCAGCAGCACGCCGCTGCCAAGGAGAGCAGCCAGCACAGCCTGTTCGGGGCCTCGGCCTTTGGGGCGGTGGCCGCGCCGCTGCCCAAAATGCACGAGATGGAGCCCTGGACCAAGACCGAGCAGCTGCGCCGCGAAAAGGAAGTGGTGGGCTTCTACCTCTCGGGCCACCCCTTGGACAGCTACAAGCTGGAGTTGGACGCCTACTGCACCTGCGGCCTGGAGCAAGTGGAAAAGCACAAAAACAAGGAAATCAACGTGGCCGGCCTCATCACCAACGTGGCCTTCAAAACCACCAAAATGGGCCAGTCGTTCGCCACCTTCACCCTAGAGGATTACGAAACGAGCATCAGCCCGGCGCTGTTCCGCGACGACTACACGCGGTTTGCGCCGCTCATCAACCCCCGCAACTACGCCAACGAGCAGGTACCGCCCATGTTCGTGCGCCTCAAGCAGGAGCTGCGCCGCGGCACCCAGGACCAGTGGGACCTGCGCATCCTCAACATGCAGCCGCTGAGCGAGGTGGCCGAAAAGCTAAGCAAGGGCGTGCGCGTGCGCCTCGACCTGCGCACCGTGACGGGGCCCCTGC
- a CDS encoding outer membrane beta-barrel protein, with translation MKRYLPLLLLLGPALAAHAQTAVSGRVADGKDQSPLIGANVLLIHLPDSVRSGAAADAQGAFQFDNVAPGRYLLDASFVGYQRLRQAVTVGAEPVRLGTLALAAGGVQLKGVMVTAAAQLASQKGDTTQFNARAFKTNPDATAGDLLQKMPGVTVGTDGKVQAQGETVTQVLVDGKPFFGTDPDAVLKNLPADAIDKIEVFDQRSEQSRFSGFDDGNTTKTINVITKAEYRNGSFGRVVGGVGPASQRDAASNDAARYRLSGNLNNFHGERRISVLAQSNNVNEQNFGTDDLLGVVGSSNQGGGGGGGRGGGGGGGASNNFLVNQSGGITKTNALGLNYSNAWNKKTQLTGSYFYNRADNRVLSNTQRYYVTAAGSTYNQDANTGSLNTNHRFNLRLEHQIDSANSLLFIPRLSFQRNNGNSSLQGLTARSGVVQSQINSDYAALYDGVNTGGSLLLRHRYRRVGRTLSLNLSGGYNNKAGNSDLLTTNTGSPRANLNQHSDLTQYGSNVGANLAYTEPLSKTDQLQANYNISYAPNNSDKRTLDYADAGRLNPRLDSALSNVFQNYYLTQAGGVSYRHVTPKYQASLGVAGQYSELMSTAQFPRPGTGNYTFVNLLPQAMLNYRFSRQKNLRIFYRTSTNPPSINQLQAVVNNSNPLQLTIGNPNLRQEYGHSAVLRYSASNLQASSNFFALLSGSFTQNPISNRTLVAARDTAVAPEGAGLVALPAGAQLTQPTNLSQQYNVRTQASYGRPLKALKSNLNVNLSASYAQNPGLVNGGLNYARTPALGAGVVLSSNISPQLDFTLSTNATQSYVRNTLQTRLNTNYYSQVTRLRLGWIVGPGINIQTDVAHQAYAGLSAGYNQQYILWNASLGKKVFPGQRGEIKIYAFDLLGQNRSIQRNVTEAYYEDVRTTILQRYFMLMFTYNIRSGNVQVPQGPGEGRPGRGEGGERRGGFDRPDGGGQRPSGGGPSTDGA, from the coding sequence ATGAAACGCTACTTACCGTTGCTATTGCTACTGGGCCCCGCCCTCGCCGCCCATGCCCAAACCGCCGTGAGCGGGCGCGTGGCCGACGGCAAGGACCAAAGCCCGCTCATCGGGGCCAACGTGCTGCTGATTCATTTGCCCGACTCGGTGCGCAGCGGGGCGGCGGCCGATGCGCAGGGCGCGTTTCAGTTTGATAACGTGGCCCCCGGGCGCTACCTGCTCGACGCCTCGTTTGTGGGCTACCAGCGCCTGCGCCAGGCCGTGACGGTGGGCGCCGAGCCGGTGCGCCTGGGCACGCTGGCGCTGGCCGCGGGCGGCGTGCAGCTGAAGGGCGTGATGGTGACGGCCGCCGCCCAGCTGGCCTCGCAGAAGGGCGATACGACGCAGTTCAACGCCCGGGCTTTTAAAACCAACCCCGACGCCACAGCCGGCGACCTGCTCCAGAAGATGCCCGGCGTGACGGTGGGCACCGACGGCAAGGTGCAGGCCCAGGGCGAAACCGTGACCCAGGTGCTGGTGGACGGCAAGCCGTTTTTCGGCACCGACCCCGACGCAGTGCTCAAGAACCTGCCCGCCGATGCCATCGACAAAATCGAGGTGTTTGACCAGCGCAGCGAGCAGAGCCGGTTTTCGGGCTTCGACGACGGCAATACCACCAAAACCATCAACGTCATTACCAAGGCCGAGTACCGCAACGGCAGCTTTGGGCGCGTGGTGGGCGGCGTGGGGCCCGCCAGCCAGCGCGACGCGGCCAGCAACGACGCGGCCCGCTACCGCCTCAGCGGCAACCTGAACAACTTCCACGGCGAGCGCCGCATTTCGGTGCTGGCGCAGAGCAACAACGTGAACGAGCAGAACTTCGGCACCGACGACCTGCTGGGCGTGGTGGGCAGCTCGAACCAGGGCGGCGGCGGCGGCGGCGGCCGCGGGGGTGGTGGCGGCGGTGGCGCATCCAACAACTTTTTGGTAAACCAGAGCGGCGGCATCACCAAAACCAACGCGCTGGGCCTGAACTACTCCAACGCGTGGAACAAGAAAACCCAGCTCACGGGCAGCTATTTCTACAACCGGGCCGACAACCGGGTGCTGAGCAACACGCAGCGCTACTACGTGACGGCGGCGGGCAGCACCTACAACCAGGACGCCAACACGGGCAGCCTGAACACCAACCACCGCTTCAACCTGCGCCTGGAGCACCAAATTGACTCGGCCAACTCCCTGCTCTTTATCCCGCGGCTGAGCTTCCAGCGCAACAACGGCAACAGCAGCTTGCAGGGCCTCACGGCCCGCAGCGGCGTGGTGCAGAGCCAGATTAACTCCGACTACGCGGCCCTGTACGACGGCGTGAATACGGGCGGCAGCTTGCTGCTGCGCCACCGCTACCGCCGCGTGGGCCGCACGCTCTCGCTGAACCTGAGCGGCGGCTACAACAACAAGGCCGGCAACTCGGACCTGCTCACCACCAACACCGGCTCGCCCCGCGCCAACCTCAACCAGCACAGCGACTTGACGCAGTACGGCAGCAACGTGGGGGCCAACCTCGCCTACACCGAGCCGCTGAGCAAAACCGACCAGCTCCAGGCGAACTACAACATCAGCTACGCGCCCAACAACTCCGACAAGCGCACGCTGGACTACGCCGACGCTGGCCGCCTGAACCCGCGCCTCGACTCGGCCTTGAGCAACGTGTTTCAGAACTACTACCTCACCCAGGCCGGGGGCGTCAGCTACCGGCACGTCACGCCCAAGTACCAGGCCAGCCTGGGCGTGGCCGGGCAGTATTCGGAGCTGATGAGCACCGCGCAGTTTCCGCGGCCGGGCACGGGCAACTATACCTTCGTGAACCTCCTACCCCAGGCCATGCTGAACTACCGGTTTTCGCGCCAGAAAAACCTGCGCATCTTCTACCGAACCAGTACCAATCCGCCCAGCATCAACCAGTTGCAGGCCGTGGTAAACAACTCCAACCCGTTGCAGCTCACCATCGGCAACCCCAACCTGCGGCAGGAGTACGGGCACTCGGCGGTGCTGCGCTACTCAGCGTCTAACTTGCAGGCATCGAGCAACTTCTTCGCCCTGCTCTCGGGCTCGTTCACCCAGAACCCGATTTCGAACCGCACCCTGGTGGCCGCCCGCGACACGGCCGTGGCCCCCGAGGGCGCGGGCCTGGTGGCGCTGCCCGCCGGAGCCCAGCTTACGCAGCCCACCAACCTGAGCCAGCAGTACAATGTGCGCACCCAGGCCAGCTACGGCCGCCCCCTCAAGGCCCTTAAGAGCAACCTGAACGTGAACCTGAGCGCCAGCTACGCGCAAAACCCCGGCCTCGTGAACGGGGGCCTGAACTACGCCCGCACGCCGGCACTCGGCGCGGGCGTGGTGCTCAGTTCCAATATCAGCCCGCAGCTCGACTTCACGCTCTCGACCAACGCCACCCAGAGCTACGTGCGCAACACGCTGCAAACGCGCCTCAACACCAACTACTATTCACAGGTCACGCGCCTACGCCTGGGCTGGATTGTAGGCCCCGGCATTAACATCCAAACCGACGTGGCCCACCAGGCCTACGCCGGCCTCTCAGCGGGCTACAACCAGCAGTACATCCTCTGGAACGCCAGCCTGGGCAAGAAGGTGTTTCCGGGCCAGCGGGGCGAGATTAAAATCTACGCCTTCGACCTGCTGGGCCAGAACCGCAGCATCCAGCGCAACGTGACGGAGGCCTACTACGAGGACGTGCGCACCACCATTTTGCAGCGCTACTTCATGCTGATGTTCACCTACAACATCCGCAGCGGCAACGTGCAGGTGCCCCAGGGCCCCGGCGAGGGCCGCCCCGGGCGCGGCGAGGGCGGCGAGCGGCGCGGCGGCTTCGACCGGCCCGACGGCGGGGGCCAGCGCCCCAGCGGTGGGGGCCCTAGCACGGACGGGGCGTAA
- a CDS encoding M20/M25/M40 family metallo-hydrolase, with translation MADGYLYGRGTLDDKLSVLGQLEAVDYLLQSNFQPERTVLLAFGQDEET, from the coding sequence GTGGCCGATGGCTACCTCTACGGCCGCGGCACGCTGGACGACAAACTGAGCGTACTGGGCCAGCTGGAAGCCGTTGACTACCTGCTACAAAGCAACTTCCAGCCCGAGCGCACCGTGCTGCTCGCCTTCGGCCAGGATGAGGAAACCTAG
- a CDS encoding M20/M25/M40 family metallo-hydrolase has translation MAGLAQPVALVGISEKGYVSLEISAMGVGGHSSMPPAHTSIGLVATAVAKLEAHPFPMRLDGGVGALLDYLASEVPFGKRLVFTNRWLFGPLIKRMLAATASGNAALRTTTAPTIFRAGTKDNVLPIGAAATVNFRILPGDSVAGVVREVRRIIDDERVQVRLLKKGNEPAPVSSTASAAFGALHRTIGSVFPGALVAPYVLVGSTDARSYAGLSPNTYRFSPLPMAEADIQRLHGTNERIRVADYERVIQFYVALIKNFQP, from the coding sequence ATGGCCGGCCTGGCCCAGCCCGTGGCGCTGGTCGGCATCAGCGAAAAAGGCTACGTAAGCCTGGAAATCAGCGCGATGGGCGTGGGCGGGCACTCGTCGATGCCGCCGGCGCACACCAGCATTGGCTTGGTGGCCACGGCTGTGGCGAAGCTGGAGGCCCACCCCTTCCCGATGCGGCTCGACGGCGGCGTGGGGGCCCTACTCGACTATTTAGCCTCGGAAGTACCCTTCGGTAAGCGGCTGGTATTTACCAACCGCTGGCTGTTTGGGCCCCTGATTAAGCGCATGCTGGCGGCCACGGCCTCCGGCAATGCGGCGTTGCGCACTACCACGGCGCCCACCATTTTCCGGGCCGGCACCAAGGATAACGTGCTGCCCATCGGCGCCGCCGCCACCGTCAACTTTCGCATCCTACCCGGCGACTCGGTGGCCGGCGTGGTGCGCGAAGTCCGGCGCATCATCGACGACGAGCGGGTGCAAGTGCGTTTACTGAAAAAAGGTAACGAGCCGGCGCCGGTTTCCAGCACCGCGTCGGCGGCGTTTGGGGCCCTGCATCGCACCATCGGCAGCGTATTTCCGGGGGCCCTGGTAGCCCCCTACGTGCTGGTGGGCTCCACCGACGCCCGCAGTTATGCCGGCCTCAGCCCTAACACCTACCGCTTCTCGCCCCTGCCCATGGCCGAGGCCGATATCCAGCGCCTGCACGGCACCAACGAGCGGATTCGGGTGGCCGACTACGAGCGGGTGATTCAGTTTTACGTGGCGCTGATTAAGAATTTTCAGCCCTAG